The sequence CGACCGCGTCGCCGGCCGACTCGTCCTCAGCGACGTCAACGGCGACGGCCGCAGCGAACCCGCACTCGTCTACGACATGGGCGACGGAACCATGCGCATCTACCGCTGGACCTCCGACGGCAACTCATTCAACCGCGCCACCGACTACAACTCCGGAACCTTCGCCCTCAACAACGTCGGAGACCGAGTCGCCTCAGGCGACGTCGACGGCGACGGCCGAGACGACATCGTCATGGCCTACCAAAACACCGACGGCACCTGGGGCCTACACACATTCCTCAACGGCAACGACTGGGACGGCATCTGGTACACCGGCGGCCAGATGAACCTCGACCGCGTCGCCGGCCGACTCGTCCTCGGCAGCTGGTAGCCCTCTCATCCACTCGGGCGGCCGTGGCACCGCGCCCGGCCGCCCGGGATCCGCACCCCTTAAGGACGACGATGCTTCCTGGCCTTCGTACCACTCTTGGGCTGACTCTTCCGCTCACCGTCGCCGCCGTCGTGACCGCGCCGGCACCCGCCCTCGCCGAGCCGAGCCCGCAGCTGCTCCTCGCCGCGGCCGTCGCGCCCTGCGTGGAGAGCGGTCCCACCGCCGGTGACCAGGCTGTCGCCGACTTCGTCAACCCTCGGCTCTCCGCCAAGATGCGCAATGCGGTCAGCGCCTACACCGCCTCCTGCCTGCGGGCGGTGGTCACCGCCGTGCAGAAGCGCGGGCTGCCCAAACGCGCCGCGGTGATCGCGATCACCACCGCGATCGTGGAAAGCTCCATCCGCAACATCAGCGAGGAGGTCGACCATGACAGCCTCGGGATCTTCCAGCAGCGGGCGTCGTGGGGCTCGCGGTCACAGCGGCTGGACCCGGAGTGGGCCACCAATGCGTTCCTCAACAAGATGATCAGCCTGTACCCGAACGGGGCCTGGCAGACCGCGCCGATCGGCGTGGTCTGCCAGCGGGTTCAGGTGTCCGCGTTTCCTGAGCGCTACCAACCGCAGGCCGGCGACGCACAGATTCTGGTCGACGCGGTGTGGCGCCGTCCGGCTGGGCCGACGGTCGTGTACGACCAGGGCGACGGGACGATGCGGATCTACCGCTGGACCTCCGACGGCAACTCATTCAACCGCGCCACCGACTACAACTCCGGAACCTTCGCCCTCAACAACGTCGGAGACCGAGTCGCCTCAGGCGACGTCGACGGCGACGGCCGAGACGACATCGTCATGGCCTACCAAAACACCGACGGCACCTGGGGCCTACACACATTCCTCAACGGCAACGACTGGGACGGCATCTGGTACACCGGCGGCCAGATGAACCTCGACCGCGTCGCCGGCCGACTCGTCCTCAGCGACGTCAACGGCGACGGCCGCAGCGAACCCGCACTCGTCTACGACATGGGCGACGGAACCATGCGCATCTACCGCTGGACCTCCGACGGCAACTCATTCAACCGCGCCACCGACTACAACTCCGGAACCTTCGCCCTCAACAACGTCGGAGACCGAGTCGCCTCAGGCGACGTCGACGGCGACGGCCGAGACGACATCGTCATGGCCTACCAAAACACCGACGGCACCTGGGGCCTACACACATTCCTCAACGGCAACGACTGGGACGGCATCTGGTACACCGGCGGCCAGATGAACCTCGACCGCGTCGCCGGCCGACTCGTCCTCGGCAGCTGGTAGCAGCACCGGAGGCCCGCCCGGTCGATGCGGGCGGGCCTCCGGCGTCGGTCGGCGGCGCGACGGCGGTGCTCACCGCGGCCGGAGTGTTCCTGAGCGTGGCGGCGGCCGACGACAACCGGTCGCGGCAGTCGACGCTGACCGCCGCGACCAGCGCCGCGACGACCGGCACGACGACTGACCGGGCGGGCCGGGGCCGGATCAGCGCGGCCGGGCCGGGCCGCGGTGCAGCCAGGACAGCAGGTCCGGCGGCGCCAGCGCGGCGGCACGGGCGCGGTACCGGTCCCGGGTCTCCTCGTCGAGCAGGGCGTTGCCCTGGCCAGAGCGACCGCTGCGGAAGAAGGCCCGCCGGTCCTTCAACACCCCCGCCGGGTCCGGCGCAAGCAGGTCGGCCCGGGCGCGCATCCGATCGAACGTCGCCGCCTCGACCAGGTCGGGCCCGGGCGGTTGGAGGCCCAGCCGCTCGGCGAGCCGGTGCATCTGCCCGGGCAGGTCGGCACGGAGGTCGTCGTAGTGCACGAGGTGAACGTTGGGCCGGTGGCGGCGGGCCCAGGCGCCCCGCAGGTGCCACATGACGCCGGGCAGCGAGTCCAACTCGGCCCGGGGGTCCGGATCGGCGTCGATCCAGCGTACGAGCGCCTGCTCGACCGGCTGCCGGGGGCCGCTCTGCTGCGGCACCGCGGGTTGGCCGGTCAGTTCGGCCAGGCGGGCGCGGTCCAGGTTGACGCTCTGGTGGTGCAGGGACACCGCCATGTCGAGCGGGTGGCGGGCCACCACCACGTAGTGCGCGCGAGGATCGCCCGGCACGCCGTCCAGCGGGGTGTGGGTCTTGATGAACCGACGGTGCCGCTGGGCCGCCAGCCGCGCGTACACCACTTCCTGCGGTTCGACCAGCCAGTCCAGCCAGGGTGACAGCTCGGTCAGCGGTGCCGGCAGTTCCGGTGTGCGCAGCACCAGCAGCGCGCAGACCATCTGCATCCAGGTCGTCCCACTCTTCGAGCGAGTGCTGATCACGATGTCCCCCGGGCGGAAGGGGAACTCCTGCCAGCGGGCGCTGTCCTCGTCGGCGGACCTGTATCGGGTCAGGGCGTCGGACACCGCGGTGACATTAGTCGGAGAGCTGACACCCCGCCCGGGATTTGCGGCCACCCGCCCCTGTGAGCTGGGTAATCGTTTGGCTACATTGAATTATGGTGCCCGCCCGCAGGGGTCGGGCGGAGGAACCGGTCTACCGCCCCGTCCTCGCCGCCCGGCGAGGAGAGCTGGAGGCCCTCGGCGAGTTGCCCGAGTTGGCGGGATCCGAGTTGGCCCCGCTGGGGTGCGCCGCTGCTACCGGTCATCGGGCTGGCGGACGGCGAGCGGCGGTTGGCGGCGCTCGGCTTCGCGGCCCGGGCCCACGCCCGGCGGGCCGTGGTTCGGCTGCGGGTCCGTCAGCACCGGACAGGCCCGGACACCACCACCGTGGCGGTGGAGCGGATCTGGCGGTACGGACGGCTGGCCCCCGAGCAGTGCGACCTGCTGATCGACTGCGGTGACGTGTGCTGCGCGGCGGACGTCCGGGCGGTTGAGCCCCGGGTCCGGCGAGCGCTGGGCTGGGCCCGCCGGTACGCCTGGCGCTCGGCGAGCGTGGTGGCCGGCGGCATGCCAGCGACGCGCGTGGAGCACCTCGCACCACCTGGCCCACGTGCTGGACGCGCTGGGTCCGGTGGTGCGGGCGGAGCCGGGCGCCCCGGCGCGACGCCGAACCGCCACCGCAAGCAGCGCGGCGGGGAGACCCGCCGCGCCGGTTGACCGCCGGATCTACTCCTTCTCGCTGAACCCGAACTGCACGACGCCCTCGTCGTCGACGCTCGCATCGACCGAAGCCTCGCCGAGCAGGTCCGCGGCGTCGGAGTCGAGGAAGATCCGGGCGCCCTGGTTGTCGACCACATGGTCACCGTCCACCGGCGCGGGGACCAGTTCGACGGTGAGGGAACCGGCCGTGGTGTCCGCGGCGATGCGTACGCCACCACCCTCGGAAACTTCCTGCTGAGCGGCGAGATCACGGATCACCAGAACGGCGTTGTCGGTCATCGTGAGCATGGCGGGACTCCTCATGGGTTCTCTCGGCTCCCGGCGCGGACGCATTTTTCGCTTATCCGCCGGCGGGCCGATATCGGCCCGCGCACCGGCACAGATGTGTCGGCGGCATTCCGCGCTGGCCAAGCCCGGCAGCGTACGGCCGGGCAGTGGCCACCCACCGCCGCATCGGGGCAGCTCGGGCCCCTTCCACCACCCACGGTGCCCGGTTCAGGGGAATCCGTCAAATAGGCAACCACCGATGCGATGGCGGGCATGACGACCCGCCGGGCGGGTATCCGTACCGTCGGCCGCGACCCCGGCCTCAGGCGGTGGGTGGCAGTGGAGCGGCGGGGTCGCCGCGTTCGATCAGCGCGGCGATGTCTGCGGCGTGCAGGCCACGCAGCGTGAGAACCCGGGTGCCCCAGCGGTGCAGGCGGCACGGATGCGGGCTGGCGTCGTTGCGGCAGACCGTGCCCCCCGACCAGTTCCGGGGCGCGTGCACCACGACGGCCCGGACGGCGAACTGAGCGTCCTCGGCGGTCACGTACGGCGGCAGCGGGATCTCCCGCAGCCCCACTCCGGGCCGCTCGCCGGTGGGCGGACAGACGGTCCTGCTGCTGTTGTTCATCGGCCTGGCCTCCACACAGGACAGTCGAACACGGACAGCAGGACGTTACGATCCGCCGGAGACCGGGTGACGGACAAACTGTCCCGCCGGCTCAGCCGGCCGGCTGGGTGCGCAGCCAACCCGCAGCCGCCCCGACGATGCCGGCTGCGGGCGCTAGATCGCAGGTCAGACGCGTTCGAGCAGCACCACCGGGATCTCCCGGTCGGTCCTGGCCTGGTAGTCGTCGTAGGCCGGCCAGATGGCGGCCATCGCCGGCCACAGTTGCGCCCGCTCCGGCGCGCTGGCGGTCCGGGATCGGGCGGTGAACCGCTCGGCACCGACCTGCACCTGCACCTGTGGCTCGGCCAACATGTTGAGATACCAGGCCGGGTGCCGGGGATCGCCGCCCTGTGAGGCGACCACGGTGTACGCGTCACCGGCCCGGCCGTAGATCAGGGCGGTCCGCCGTAGTGCGCCGCTGCGCCGGCCACGGGTGGTCAGCAACAACGTGTAGACGCCCGGCCGCCACTCGTGGCCGTCGGCCCCGTCGGTGTCGACGTACCGGTTGATGTGCTCGGCCACCCACCCCGTGGGGCTGTCCAGCACCTGTTCACCTGTGGTCATCGGTCCTCCCGGTTCGTGGTCGATCACCGACCACGCTACTGCTGGACGGCGCCGCTGGCTGCTCAACCCGCGGTCGGCCGGCCCGGCGGCGGCGCGACCCGACTGCCGTCAGCGCAACGCGACGGCCTGCAGGCCGACGTTGCCGCAGTGCCGGGTGAAGCTCTCCTCCACCGTCCAGGTGAGCAGCAGCCGGCCCCCCTCGGGCGCCCGGAACCGGATGGTCGCCCCGGCGGACCGGCTGGTGTGCCGCTCCTCCAGCCGCAGCGTCCGGCTGGGGCCGCCGGTCAGCCGCGCCTCCAACCGGCCACGGGCCATCCACACACCGAGGTAGACGGTGGCGGTGCGGTACCGGCCGTCGGTGGTCACGGCGAGAGTGAAGCCGCTGTCCACCCCGCAGGTGTAGACCCCGTCGGGGGTGGCGTCGACGGACCTCACCGGCGCGCCGTCGCGCCATCGGAACATCTCCTGGTTGCCGTCCCAGCCGCGCCGCTCACCCCG is a genomic window of Micromonospora tarapacensis containing:
- a CDS encoding FG-GAP-like repeat-containing protein — translated: MLPGLRTTLGLTLPLTVAAVVTAPAPALAEPSPQLLLAAAVAPCVESGPTAGDQAVADFVNPRLSAKMRNAVSAYTASCLRAVVTAVQKRGLPKRAAVIAITTAIVESSIRNISEEVDHDSLGIFQQRASWGSRSQRLDPEWATNAFLNKMISLYPNGAWQTAPIGVVCQRVQVSAFPERYQPQAGDAQILVDAVWRRPAGPTVVYDQGDGTMRIYRWTSDGNSFNRATDYNSGTFALNNVGDRVASGDVDGDGRDDIVMAYQNTDGTWGLHTFLNGNDWDGIWYTGGQMNLDRVAGRLVLSDVNGDGRSEPALVYDMGDGTMRIYRWTSDGNSFNRATDYNSGTFALNNVGDRVASGDVDGDGRDDIVMAYQNTDGTWGLHTFLNGNDWDGIWYTGGQMNLDRVAGRLVLGSW
- a CDS encoding sulfotransferase domain-containing protein, with the protein product MSDALTRYRSADEDSARWQEFPFRPGDIVISTRSKSGTTWMQMVCALLVLRTPELPAPLTELSPWLDWLVEPQEVVYARLAAQRHRRFIKTHTPLDGVPGDPRAHYVVVARHPLDMAVSLHHQSVNLDRARLAELTGQPAVPQQSGPRQPVEQALVRWIDADPDPRAELDSLPGVMWHLRGAWARRHRPNVHLVHYDDLRADLPGQMHRLAERLGLQPPGPDLVEAATFDRMRARADLLAPDPAGVLKDRRAFFRSGRSGQGNALLDEETRDRYRARAAALAPPDLLSWLHRGPARPR
- a CDS encoding beta family protein; the encoded protein is MAALGFAARAHARRAVVRLRVRQHRTGPDTTTVAVERIWRYGRLAPEQCDLLIDCGDVCCAADVRAVEPRVRRALGWARRYAWRSASVVAGGMPATRVEHLAPPGPRAGRAGSGGAGGAGRPGATPNRHRKQRGGETRRAG
- a CDS encoding adhesin — translated: MLTMTDNAVLVIRDLAAQQEVSEGGGVRIAADTTAGSLTVELVPAPVDGDHVVDNQGARIFLDSDAADLLGEASVDASVDDEGVVQFGFSEKE
- a CDS encoding nitroreductase family deazaflavin-dependent oxidoreductase, coding for MTTGEQVLDSPTGWVAEHINRYVDTDGADGHEWRPGVYTLLLTTRGRRSGALRRTALIYGRAGDAYTVVASQGGDPRHPAWYLNMLAEPQVQVQVGAERFTARSRTASAPERAQLWPAMAAIWPAYDDYQARTDREIPVVLLERV